The Methanobacterium lacus genome includes a region encoding these proteins:
- the cdhA gene encoding CO dehydrogenase/acetyl-CoA synthase complex subunit alpha produces the protein MAPKPKEFKADFWKTKDFKISIGDIISKEGIESTDESSVVMGPTQKPNVTDLRSWDMKLLERYPPFYSPFCDMCCLCTYGKCDLLNKRGACGIDAETQQARTILLACCIGSAAHSGHARHLVEYLIEKKGDDFPIDLGMDIDIEAPIMRTLIGKKPKVLGDLKEALDYLEEQMVHLLSACHTGQEGNSKDFESKALHAGLMDNLGKEVGDIAQIVALDLPKGDPEAPLVELGVGTIDREKPVILCIGHNVAPGAGIMDYLEDQELEDDLEVCGICCAAIDITRYNHNAKIVGPISKQLKFIRSGVADVIVVDEQCIRTDVLEEAKKNNAVVIATTDKMCLGLPDKTNEDADKIVSELINNQIDGALILNPDKVGEVATKVAMKTSGERSKVQVLPDMDEVVEFAKKCTECEWCVRVCPNSLPMMDAVVAAGEGDISKMEELYKNDVCYSCGRCEQECPRDIPIISMMAKVGEKDLENQKYNVRAGRGPVQDVEVRRVGAPIVLGDIPGVIAFVGCTNYPDGGEEVAKMAEEFLERNYIVVTTGCGAMTLGEYRDEEGNTLYERYSGSFDAKGLVNMGSCVSNAHIPGVAIKIANIFAKKPLEGNFEEIADYILNRVGACGVAWGAYSQKAAAIATGVNRWGIPVVVGPQASKYRRLFLGRTDKEDSWRINDLRKHTEVAGEPAPEHLLYAAETIGEATVMTAKLCIRPNDTSKGRQLKLNHYIDLNKKYFGTLPHDIYKFVRVEKDIPITYKRDVMQILEENNWKPREIPQEPSLMDMKGD, from the coding sequence ATGGCACCTAAACCTAAGGAATTTAAAGCCGATTTTTGGAAAACAAAGGATTTCAAGATATCAATAGGAGATATTATATCGAAAGAGGGGATTGAATCTACAGATGAATCATCTGTGGTCATGGGTCCCACTCAAAAGCCGAATGTAACAGATCTTAGATCGTGGGACATGAAGCTGCTTGAAAGATATCCCCCATTTTATTCACCTTTCTGTGATATGTGCTGTTTATGTACATATGGAAAGTGTGATCTTCTAAATAAGAGGGGAGCATGTGGAATTGATGCTGAAACTCAACAAGCAAGGACTATTCTTCTTGCATGTTGCATAGGATCAGCGGCCCATTCTGGTCATGCAAGACATCTTGTAGAGTATCTGATAGAGAAAAAAGGGGATGATTTTCCAATAGATTTGGGAATGGATATAGATATTGAAGCACCTATAATGAGGACTTTAATTGGTAAAAAACCCAAAGTACTTGGAGATCTCAAGGAGGCATTGGATTATCTTGAAGAACAGATGGTACATCTTTTATCCGCATGTCACACTGGTCAAGAAGGAAACAGTAAGGATTTTGAATCTAAAGCTCTTCATGCAGGTTTAATGGATAACCTAGGAAAGGAAGTTGGTGATATTGCACAGATTGTGGCGCTAGATCTTCCTAAGGGTGATCCCGAAGCACCTCTAGTTGAACTCGGAGTGGGAACCATTGACAGGGAAAAACCAGTTATTCTCTGCATAGGACACAACGTGGCTCCTGGAGCTGGAATAATGGATTATCTTGAGGATCAAGAGTTGGAGGATGACCTTGAGGTTTGTGGAATTTGTTGTGCCGCCATAGATATCACGCGTTACAACCACAATGCGAAAATTGTAGGTCCCATATCAAAACAGCTTAAATTCATAAGAAGTGGGGTTGCTGATGTTATAGTTGTTGATGAACAGTGCATAAGAACAGATGTTCTTGAAGAAGCTAAGAAAAACAACGCAGTAGTCATAGCAACAACTGACAAAATGTGTTTGGGTCTTCCTGATAAAACCAATGAAGATGCAGATAAAATCGTTTCAGAACTCATAAACAACCAGATAGATGGTGCATTAATACTCAACCCAGATAAGGTTGGTGAAGTAGCTACCAAAGTTGCAATGAAAACATCTGGAGAAAGATCCAAAGTTCAGGTACTGCCTGACATGGACGAAGTTGTGGAATTTGCAAAAAAATGCACAGAATGTGAATGGTGTGTTCGTGTGTGCCCAAACAGCCTACCAATGATGGATGCTGTGGTTGCCGCAGGTGAGGGTGACATCTCAAAGATGGAAGAACTTTACAAAAACGATGTATGTTACTCCTGTGGCAGGTGTGAGCAGGAATGTCCTAGGGACATACCTATCATATCTATGATGGCAAAGGTAGGAGAAAAAGATCTTGAGAACCAAAAATACAATGTTCGAGCAGGAAGAGGACCAGTTCAAGATGTGGAAGTCAGAAGGGTAGGTGCACCAATCGTACTTGGAGACATTCCAGGAGTCATAGCATTTGTAGGTTGCACTAACTATCCTGATGGTGGGGAAGAAGTTGCAAAAATGGCAGAGGAATTCTTGGAGAGAAACTACATAGTGGTAACAACTGGATGTGGAGCAATGACCCTGGGAGAATACAGGGATGAAGAAGGCAATACTCTATATGAAAGGTACAGTGGATCATTTGATGCTAAAGGCCTGGTAAATATGGGGTCATGTGTATCAAACGCTCATATTCCTGGAGTTGCCATCAAAATAGCCAATATATTTGCCAAAAAACCACTCGAAGGAAACTTCGAAGAAATTGCTGATTACATCCTAAACAGGGTTGGAGCTTGTGGAGTTGCATGGGGAGCATATTCACAAAAAGCAGCTGCAATTGCTACGGGAGTAAATCGGTGGGGCATACCTGTTGTTGTGGGCCCACAAGCATCTAAATATAGGCGTTTATTCCTAGGAAGAACTGATAAGGAAGATTCCTGGAGAATAAATGACCTTAGAAAGCACACTGAGGTTGCTGGTGAACCTGCTCCAGAACATCTCTTGTACGCTGCAGAGACCATTGGAGAAGCAACTGTGATGACTGCAAAGTTATGCATAAGGCCCAATGATACCTCTAAAGGCAGGCAACTGAAATTAAATCATTACATAGATCTCAATAAAAAGTACTTTGGAACGTTACCCCACGATATTTACAAATTCGTAAGAGTGGAAAAGGACATTCCAATAACCTACAAAAGGGATGTAATGCAGATCTTAGAGGAAAATAACTGGAAACCGCGTGAAATTCCTCAAGAACCATCTTTAATGGATATGAAAGGTGATTAA
- the cdhB gene encoding CO dehydrogenase/acetyl-CoA synthase complex subunit epsilon, whose amino-acid sequence MNERVIPWQPTVIAGPKQALLVTPETAKMMMKKAKRPLLVIGPLAKEEPLLTHSIEIAEKWDLPVVTTADTFKIFSERNVETKSYGTVEILNLLKDPEWKGIRGEGQHDLVIFVGGIYYMASQGLSTLKHFAPHLKTLTLCKYFHSNADASFPNMNDEEWSKYLEKMKLN is encoded by the coding sequence ATGAACGAAAGAGTAATTCCATGGCAGCCAACGGTAATTGCCGGACCTAAACAGGCCCTACTAGTAACGCCTGAAACAGCAAAAATGATGATGAAAAAGGCTAAACGGCCTTTGCTTGTTATTGGACCACTGGCCAAGGAAGAACCCCTTCTAACACATTCAATTGAAATAGCTGAGAAATGGGATCTGCCTGTTGTAACTACTGCAGATACATTCAAAATATTTTCTGAGAGAAATGTTGAAACAAAATCATATGGTACAGTGGAAATATTGAACCTTCTTAAGGATCCCGAGTGGAAAGGTATTAGGGGTGAAGGACAGCACGACCTTGTCATTTTTGTAGGGGGCATTTATTATATGGCTTCTCAGGGTCTTTCAACGCTGAAACACTTCGCACCACACTTGAAAACACTGACCCTGTGCAAATATTTCCATTCCAATGCAGATGCTTCATTTCCTAACATGAATGATGAAGAATGGTCGAAATACTTAGAAAAAATGAAATTAAATTAA
- the cdhC gene encoding CO dehydrogenase/CO-methylating acetyl-CoA synthase complex subunit beta, translating to MFEDIPVDVSPMYEGERIRAANMFVELAGPKSIGAELVQVEEDVEDGKIEVIGPDLNGMTEGEIYPFGLLIQIKGEKLEKELEGVIERRTHELCNYIKGFMHLNQRDQIWCRVSKEAVESGFGFEHLGKAISILFKEEFPIIEAISIKVLTDREEVETFLDNASKQYEERDAKARELSDEDVDVFYGCVMCQSFAPTHTCVVTPDRTALCGAINWFDCRAAAKMDPDGPIFEIEKGEVLDDVKGEYVNVNTVMADKSQGTVDRVYLHSVFGYPHTSCGCFEAVAFYIPELDGIGIVDRDYKGETPLGIPFSAMAGQCSGGKQVEGFAGLSLEYMRSPKFLQADGGYERIIWLPKAIKDSLIEFIPEDLADKIPTEEEANSIKEIRKFLREHEHPVVERLKESKKSAAQDVETEEVVEETATGSEFMVDEAPMQQVGYVPELTVPSSGGMKIIFKNAKIYAEKVIIKKK from the coding sequence ATGTTTGAAGATATACCTGTGGATGTCAGCCCCATGTATGAGGGAGAAAGGATAAGGGCAGCGAACATGTTCGTTGAACTTGCTGGTCCCAAGTCCATTGGGGCAGAACTTGTTCAAGTAGAAGAAGATGTAGAAGATGGGAAGATAGAAGTTATCGGACCTGATCTAAATGGGATGACTGAGGGTGAAATCTACCCTTTCGGTCTTTTAATTCAGATCAAGGGCGAAAAATTGGAAAAAGAACTTGAAGGTGTTATAGAACGTCGAACTCACGAACTCTGTAACTACATCAAAGGATTCATGCACCTCAATCAACGAGACCAAATATGGTGTCGTGTGAGCAAGGAAGCCGTAGAATCAGGTTTTGGATTTGAACACCTTGGAAAAGCAATTTCAATATTATTTAAGGAAGAATTTCCAATTATTGAAGCAATTTCCATCAAAGTTTTAACTGACCGAGAAGAGGTTGAAACATTCCTTGACAATGCATCCAAACAGTACGAAGAAAGGGACGCCAAGGCACGTGAACTTTCTGATGAGGATGTGGATGTGTTTTATGGGTGTGTCATGTGCCAGTCCTTTGCACCAACCCATACCTGCGTGGTAACACCAGACAGAACAGCTTTATGTGGGGCTATAAACTGGTTTGACTGCAGAGCTGCTGCAAAAATGGATCCTGATGGCCCAATATTTGAAATTGAAAAGGGAGAAGTATTGGATGATGTTAAAGGTGAATATGTAAATGTGAATACAGTTATGGCAGACAAATCCCAGGGTACTGTAGACCGAGTATATCTTCACAGTGTTTTCGGTTATCCACACACATCCTGCGGATGTTTTGAAGCTGTAGCATTTTACATCCCTGAATTAGATGGAATTGGAATTGTTGATAGGGATTATAAAGGAGAAACACCCCTAGGAATTCCATTTTCCGCAATGGCAGGGCAGTGTTCTGGAGGTAAACAGGTGGAAGGATTTGCAGGTTTAAGTTTGGAATATATGCGTTCCCCCAAGTTTTTACAAGCTGATGGTGGATACGAGCGTATAATATGGTTGCCAAAGGCGATAAAAGATTCTTTAATTGAGTTCATACCTGAAGATCTGGCTGATAAAATTCCTACAGAGGAAGAAGCCAACAGCATCAAAGAAATAAGAAAATTCTTAAGGGAGCACGAACATCCTGTTGTTGAAAGGTTAAAAGAGTCTAAAAAATCAGCAGCTCAAGATGTTGAAACAGAAGAAGTTGTTGAAGAAACCGCCACTGGATCTGAATTCATGGTGGACGAAGCTCCAATGCAACAAGTAGGATACGTACCAGAACTCACAGTACCTTCCTCCGGTGGAATGAAAATTATCTTTAAAAATGCAAAAATCTACGCTGAGAAAGTTATAATAAAAAAGAAATAA
- a CDS encoding ATP-binding protein — protein sequence MIIAVSGKGGTGKTLLSSLLIKELSEKGKDVLAIDADPDSNLPEALGVEVLKTVGDVREELKIDTAQGNIPKEMNKWDILDYKIMEAVIETPKFDLLVMGRPEGSGCYCAVNNILRKIIETLSKNYDYIVIDTEAGLEHLSRRTTQNVDTMLVVTDKSKRGMLTAQRIGELANELDINFKNIFLVVNRITPKNEDLILKKAEDTGIEIIGTIYEDSQVAEYDVEGIPLINLSNDSESVQTVSNIVSRILK from the coding sequence GTGATAATAGCTGTAAGTGGTAAGGGCGGAACAGGTAAGACCCTTCTTTCATCCCTTTTAATCAAGGAACTATCGGAAAAGGGTAAGGATGTGCTAGCAATTGATGCAGACCCTGACTCCAACCTTCCGGAGGCATTGGGTGTGGAAGTGCTTAAAACTGTGGGGGATGTACGGGAAGAACTCAAGATCGACACGGCCCAGGGAAATATCCCCAAAGAAATGAATAAATGGGATATTTTGGACTACAAGATCATGGAAGCCGTTATCGAAACACCTAAATTTGACTTGCTTGTAATGGGAAGACCTGAGGGAAGTGGTTGTTACTGTGCAGTCAACAACATACTGAGGAAGATCATTGAAACATTGTCAAAGAACTACGATTACATTGTTATTGATACAGAAGCCGGGCTTGAACATTTAAGCAGAAGAACTACACAAAATGTAGATACAATGCTTGTTGTAACCGATAAATCTAAAAGAGGAATGTTAACTGCTCAAAGAATTGGTGAACTGGCAAATGAACTTGATATCAACTTTAAAAATATATTCTTAGTTGTAAATAGAATTACTCCGAAAAATGAAGATTTAATACTTAAAAAAGCCGAAGATACAGGTATTGAAATAATTGGAACCATATACGAAGATAGTCAAGTAGCAGAATATGATGTTGAAGGGATTCCGTTGATAAATCTTTCAAATGATTCTGAATCTGTTCAAACTGTTTCAAACATAGTATCTAGGATTTTAAAATGA
- the cdhD gene encoding CO dehydrogenase/acetyl-CoA synthase subunit delta yields MDKMTQLLKLLENTDTIEINDFRMDFDELEIQIMPAVQRMVQQVAQKQAEVAREVLPTMDPFAPPVHNWPGEVAEVQLGAGSRKSVFLGGQKALYRFEEPQPNPPVVTFDVFDIPMPGLPKPIREHFGDVMEHPGEWAKKAVKDYGANMITIHLIGTGPKVMDKTPRQAAQDIEEVLQAVKVPLVIGASGDPVKDPIVLEAAAQAAEGERCLLASANLDLDYKRVAKAAVDYNHAVLSWAITDVNMQKTLNKYLMKEGLTQNDIVMDPTTCALGYGIEFSIDVITRTRLAALKGDTDLQMPMSSGTTNAWGSREAWMKKDEWGPTAYRGPIWEIITGLTMMLCGVDIFMMLHPSSVKMLKEIGNTFTRDYLSTDVPDITNWITELE; encoded by the coding sequence ATGGATAAAATGACACAACTTCTTAAACTACTGGAAAATACAGACACCATAGAAATAAATGATTTTAGAATGGACTTTGATGAGCTGGAGATTCAAATAATGCCGGCCGTCCAAAGAATGGTGCAGCAAGTGGCTCAAAAGCAAGCTGAAGTTGCAAGGGAGGTACTGCCAACCATGGACCCATTTGCACCTCCAGTTCACAACTGGCCTGGAGAGGTTGCAGAAGTTCAACTTGGGGCAGGTTCACGGAAATCGGTCTTCTTAGGTGGGCAGAAAGCTCTTTACAGATTTGAAGAACCTCAACCAAACCCTCCTGTTGTAACCTTCGATGTATTTGATATTCCAATGCCGGGACTTCCAAAGCCAATAAGGGAACATTTTGGTGATGTTATGGAACATCCTGGGGAATGGGCTAAAAAAGCTGTTAAAGACTACGGTGCCAACATGATCACCATACACCTCATTGGAACTGGTCCGAAGGTAATGGACAAGACACCGCGTCAGGCAGCTCAAGATATTGAAGAAGTTCTTCAGGCAGTTAAGGTTCCCCTTGTTATAGGTGCTTCTGGAGATCCTGTTAAGGACCCAATAGTGCTTGAAGCAGCTGCTCAGGCTGCAGAGGGCGAAAGATGTTTGCTTGCTTCGGCAAATCTTGATCTTGATTACAAAAGGGTTGCAAAGGCTGCTGTGGATTACAATCATGCAGTTCTTTCATGGGCAATAACTGATGTGAACATGCAAAAAACACTGAACAAGTACCTCATGAAAGAGGGGCTGACACAAAACGATATTGTGATGGATCCAACCACCTGTGCATTGGGTTACGGAATAGAATTTTCCATCGATGTGATAACCAGAACAAGGTTGGCAGCCCTCAAGGGAGACACCGACCTGCAGATGCCAATGTCTTCAGGAACAACCAATGCATGGGGTTCACGTGAAGCATGGATGAAGAAGGATGAATGGGGTCCAACAGCATATCGTGGCCCAATTTGGGAAATAATAACCGGATTAACCATGATGCTGTGTGGAGTTGACATATTCATGATGTTGCATCCATCATCAGTAAAAATGCTTAAAGAAATAGGAAACACATTCACCAGGGATTACCTGTCTACAGATGTCCCTGATATCACAAACTGGATCACTGAATTAGAATAA